A single genomic interval of Sceloporus undulatus isolate JIND9_A2432 ecotype Alabama chromosome 2, SceUnd_v1.1, whole genome shotgun sequence harbors:
- the LOC121923212 gene encoding GTP-binding protein Rhes-like, protein MSLAVKEKSQVRLVFLGAAGVGKTALIQRFLQDTFEPKHRRTVEELHSKEYQVSGATIKVEILDTSGSYSFPAMRKLSIQNSDAFALVYAVDDAESFECVKALHEEILELKEDKFPPIVVVGNKADAGGLRQVLPEDALSLVELDWNSRFLEASAKENENVMEVFRELLQQANLPSRLSPALRRRRETFPKEPPLRPPMNKANSCTVC, encoded by the coding sequence ATGTCCTTGGCAGTGAAGGAGAAGAGCCAGGTGCGCCTGGTCTTCCTAGGTGCGGCCGGGGTGGGCAagacggccctgatccagcgcttCCTCCAGGACACCTTTGAGCCCAAGCACCGGCGGACGGTGGAAGAGCTCCACAGCAAGGAGTACCAGGTGAGTGGGGCCACCATCAAGGTGGAGATCCTGGACACCAGTGGAAGCTACTCCTTCCCAGCCATGCGCAAGCTCTCCATCCAGAACAGTGACGCCTTCGCTTTGGTCTACGCCGTGGACGATGCTGAGTCCTTTGAGTGTGTGAAGGCATTGCATGAGGAgatcctggagctgaaagaggacaaGTTCCCCCCCATCGTGGTGGTGGGCAACAAGGCGGATGCTGGCGGGCTCAGGCAGGTGCTGCCTGAAGATGCCCTTTCTCTAGTGGAGCTGGACTGGAACAGCCGCTTCTTGGAGGCATCGGCCAAGGAGAACGAGAATGTGATGGAGGTCTTCAGGGAGCTTCTCCAGCAAGCCAACCTGCCCAGCCGGCTGAGCCCTGCCTTGCGGAGGAGAAGGGAGACCTTCCCCAAAGAGCCTCCCCTCCGGCCCCCCATGAACAAAGCCAACAGTTGCACTGTCTGTTGA